A genomic segment from uncultured Desulfuromonas sp. encodes:
- a CDS encoding deoxyribodipyrimidine photo-lyase: MPPASPSPIILWFRQDLRLSDNPALLTALRLGPIIPIYILDDDTSAEQRMGAASRCWLHHSLAALNRQLDGRLQLFHGPADILLEQLVQHYDCQAITWNRCYEPWRIQRDSHIKKQLQELGVTVHSDNSGLLWEPWQVLKKDQTPYKVFTPFYRHARDRVPVRAPLPRPAELSLAEVARYSTLHLEELKLLPNHPWVQQVLHDWQPGEKGAHQRWQTFIEEELLGYSDGRDFPAQAHVSRLSPAIHFGEISVHQLWHDAQVIGHEDALAFQRQLAWREFSVTQLFHHPDMDRVNLDRRFDIFPWGDDTEKLKRWQQGLTGIPLVDAGMRELWQTGTMHNRVRMVVGSFLVKNLGIHWRHGAEWFWECLLDADLANNSASWQWIAGCGADAAPYFRIFNPVTQGEKFDPHGDYTRHFVPELARLPDRYLFCPWQAPAPVLRECGITLGETYPEPMVDLKVSRQQALDAYAHMRQAT; the protein is encoded by the coding sequence ATGCCCCCTGCGTCACCCTCCCCAATCATCCTGTGGTTCCGTCAGGATCTGCGACTTAGCGACAACCCGGCTCTGCTCACGGCCCTGCGACTTGGCCCGATCATCCCCATTTACATTCTTGACGATGACACTTCGGCGGAGCAGCGCATGGGTGCAGCCAGCCGTTGCTGGTTACATCACAGCTTAGCCGCACTCAATCGGCAGCTCGATGGCCGCCTGCAACTGTTTCACGGCCCGGCGGATATTCTTCTTGAGCAACTCGTTCAACACTATGACTGTCAGGCCATCACCTGGAATCGCTGCTATGAGCCTTGGCGCATCCAGCGCGACAGCCATATCAAAAAGCAACTGCAAGAGCTGGGTGTCACCGTACACAGTGACAACAGTGGACTGTTGTGGGAGCCGTGGCAGGTGCTGAAAAAAGATCAGACACCGTACAAAGTGTTCACGCCGTTTTATCGCCACGCCCGCGACAGGGTGCCGGTCCGCGCACCGCTGCCGCGACCGGCTGAACTCTCACTGGCCGAGGTCGCCCGCTACAGCACGCTCCACCTTGAAGAGCTCAAGCTGCTGCCTAACCATCCCTGGGTGCAACAGGTTCTTCACGATTGGCAACCCGGCGAAAAGGGAGCCCACCAGCGCTGGCAGACGTTTATCGAAGAGGAATTGCTCGGCTACAGTGATGGGAGAGATTTTCCGGCTCAAGCGCATGTATCGCGGCTGTCACCGGCCATCCATTTCGGTGAAATTTCCGTGCATCAGCTATGGCATGACGCCCAGGTCATCGGCCACGAAGACGCCCTGGCGTTTCAACGTCAACTGGCGTGGCGGGAGTTTTCCGTCACTCAGCTGTTCCATCACCCCGACATGGACCGGGTCAATCTGGATCGCCGTTTCGACATCTTTCCTTGGGGCGATGACACCGAGAAGCTAAAACGCTGGCAGCAGGGCCTGACCGGCATCCCGTTGGTCGATGCCGGGATGCGTGAGCTGTGGCAAACCGGCACCATGCACAACCGGGTGCGCATGGTGGTAGGATCATTTCTGGTGAAAAATCTCGGCATCCACTGGCGTCATGGTGCCGAATGGTTCTGGGAGTGTCTGCTCGATGCCGACCTAGCCAATAACAGCGCCAGCTGGCAATGGATCGCCGGTTGCGGCGCCGATGCCGCGCCCTACTTCCGCATCTTTAATCCCGTGACCCAGGGCGAGAAGTTTGATCCCCACGGTGATTACACCCGCCATTTTGTGCCGGAGCTGGCCAGACTGCCGGATCGTTACCTGTTCTGCCCGTGGCAGGCTCCGGCGCCAGTGCTGCGGGAATGCGGGATTACGCTGGGTGAAACCTATCCGGAGCCGATGGTTGATCTTAAGGTGTCACGCCAGCAGGCGTTGGATGCCTATGCGCATATGCGGCAGGCAACTTGA
- a CDS encoding PAS domain S-box protein, whose amino-acid sequence MIHETQPQWQKKSYHSVAVVVSVVFLIMLLAGIVFVVHGKQRASEQLERQSFSTEQQLLKALLDEPLLRYDFAQMTATLTHFFEGNPNYVSIRLYGPNHSQLYAIERPVASAGTTHHAEIVIGDSRRSVSLHVTKKQLVSSSWWPDDGWMMVARIALGCIIFSQLMWWFIKRFGLDPLYAGVIREQRYYRSLFDQAQEAIFIMSDKGELLRLNQAARRLFNLPHTLSGRNLRQFHSEANWHKVNSFIEKIKQQGRHSETVYLASIDLCVEILGSQIVLEDETLIQLLILDITEQYHTEQELKKLEEELTRGLDEYRMLFDYSVDGLTVRNLAGELLLCNKPYEAMLGRSFEELKNQHYTRLCKPLEQEELNEKYRQALTNGSVLFEFVYQHKDGYQFPVEIRSIVIEYRGETCVLSAVRDISERREKDQRLRELSTVIDYSNDAILITDEFGKVLAVNKRFCDFSGYADDDLLGAVPLFLMSERHDKDFYGHFFQQLRREGHWEGETWIRHAKGHSLPQWLRIKTVENPEDQTSRYVAVSADLSEEKAWEEKMLQLAQTDPLTGSANRVLFRDRLQQAIKRAQTRKGARIQVFSLDLDYFKRINDSLGHVAGDRVLIEVASRLKKVGREQDTISRLSGDEFAILVTCLNDEVDATRMAQKMLDALSLPMVIDGSELIISASIGIALYPGDGEDDASVAG is encoded by the coding sequence ATGATTCATGAAACTCAGCCGCAATGGCAAAAGAAGTCATATCATTCTGTCGCGGTGGTCGTGTCCGTGGTCTTTTTGATCATGTTGCTGGCCGGCATTGTTTTTGTGGTGCATGGCAAGCAGCGGGCCTCCGAGCAACTGGAACGACAGAGTTTTTCTACAGAACAGCAACTGCTTAAAGCGCTGCTTGATGAGCCGTTGTTGCGCTATGATTTTGCGCAGATGACTGCAACACTGACGCATTTTTTTGAGGGAAATCCCAACTATGTTTCTATCCGCTTGTACGGACCAAACCACAGTCAATTATATGCCATAGAGCGTCCGGTAGCATCCGCAGGAACAACCCACCATGCTGAAATTGTTATCGGCGACTCGCGACGATCTGTTTCACTGCACGTGACAAAAAAACAACTGGTTTCCTCTTCCTGGTGGCCGGATGACGGCTGGATGATGGTTGCCCGAATTGCCCTTGGCTGCATCATTTTCAGCCAGTTGATGTGGTGGTTTATCAAGCGCTTTGGTCTGGACCCGCTTTATGCCGGTGTGATTCGTGAACAACGGTATTACCGCAGTCTTTTTGATCAAGCCCAGGAAGCTATTTTTATCATGTCGGACAAAGGCGAATTGTTGCGGCTGAATCAGGCTGCCCGCCGTTTGTTTAATTTGCCGCACACGCTTTCTGGACGCAACCTACGACAGTTCCATAGCGAAGCAAACTGGCACAAGGTCAACAGTTTTATTGAAAAGATCAAGCAACAGGGACGACATAGCGAAACCGTTTATCTGGCGTCTATCGATTTGTGTGTTGAAATCCTTGGCAGTCAGATTGTTCTCGAAGATGAAACCCTGATTCAATTGCTGATTCTGGATATTACCGAGCAATATCATACCGAGCAGGAGCTGAAAAAGCTTGAGGAAGAACTGACGCGAGGCCTTGATGAGTACCGGATGCTGTTTGATTACAGCGTTGACGGTTTGACAGTGCGCAACCTGGCCGGTGAACTTCTATTGTGCAATAAGCCTTATGAAGCGATGCTCGGACGTTCTTTTGAAGAGTTGAAGAATCAACATTATACCCGCTTGTGTAAACCCCTTGAGCAGGAGGAGCTTAACGAAAAATATCGTCAGGCCCTTACCAACGGAAGTGTCTTGTTTGAGTTTGTTTACCAGCATAAGGATGGTTATCAATTCCCTGTGGAGATCCGCAGTATCGTCATCGAATATCGCGGGGAGACCTGCGTTCTCAGTGCGGTGCGTGATATCAGTGAACGGCGTGAAAAGGATCAGAGATTACGCGAATTATCGACCGTGATCGACTATAGCAACGATGCGATCCTGATCACGGACGAGTTCGGTAAGGTGCTTGCTGTCAATAAACGGTTTTGCGATTTCAGTGGCTATGCCGATGACGATTTACTCGGGGCTGTCCCTCTGTTCCTGATGTCGGAGCGGCATGATAAGGACTTTTATGGCCACTTCTTCCAACAGTTGCGTCGTGAGGGACATTGGGAAGGTGAAACCTGGATTCGCCATGCGAAAGGCCACAGCCTGCCGCAGTGGCTGCGCATTAAAACCGTGGAAAATCCTGAGGATCAAACGTCGCGTTATGTGGCTGTAAGCGCCGACCTGAGTGAAGAAAAAGCCTGGGAAGAGAAAATGCTTCAGTTGGCGCAAACCGATCCGTTGACGGGTTCGGCCAACCGGGTTCTGTTTAGAGACCGACTCCAACAAGCGATTAAACGTGCCCAAACGCGCAAAGGGGCTCGCATTCAGGTGTTCTCTCTCGATCTGGATTATTTTAAGCGGATCAATGATTCCCTGGGTCATGTCGCCGGAGATCGGGTTTTGATTGAGGTGGCATCTCGACTCAAGAAAGTCGGTCGGGAACAAGATACCATCTCCCGGCTCAGTGGCGATGAATTTGCCATTCTGGTGACCTGCCTCAATGACGAAGTTGATGCAACGCGCATGGCGCAAAAGATGTTGGATGCCCTGTCTCTGCCGATGGTGATTGATGGCTCGGAGTTGATTATTTCCGCCAGTATCGGCATTGCACTTTATCCTGGGGATGGCGAGGATGATGCCAGCGTTGCTGGCTAA
- a CDS encoding AarF/UbiB family protein, giving the protein MGHLILLILRQCQPQRIYRIFRFLVTVFLLFRRKQRWLLWQPLPPRELVATIRTLGTSFVKLAQVLATRADFFDDDYLAALRQLHDQMPPMSNAQRRHMMQRAFGDKEFFSTFDDQPIASASIGQVHRARLKKEGDWVAVKLLRADIRWIVRIDIVLLNLFMRLFQPLFTDQTRHSIESVLRAFTQVVLEEVNMSRELANLEQFRQIYHDHQPEAIRFPTPYPAYCSEFALVMSFEEGVRIDDVEAVKKLPVSFEDLMQHLVMFYTEQMLVKGIFHADPHPGNLLVTAQGQLVFLDFGMVSRIPQAMRQAMIYAVKAAYERDYDLLVSATRRLGILTEESDPRHMSEVAERLFDIFDSAQLDASSMQELAFGVLDVLHDQPFKLPQDVIYVMRVSSLIEGLGTQYVTNFNGVKDILPILKKNLPRALGEDSLGLDKLIKEAAQLPLTLSRARRVTELAEQGDLVVRMANADRQYLLQHLSKLLRRLAVIIFWLAVAFYLQRAPQPWAQTTSWLALGLAGLLTWRGMRLK; this is encoded by the coding sequence GTGGGCCACCTGATTCTGCTGATCCTGCGCCAGTGCCAACCACAGCGCATCTATCGCATCTTCCGCTTTTTGGTCACGGTGTTCCTGCTGTTTCGCCGCAAGCAACGCTGGCTGCTGTGGCAACCGCTGCCGCCTCGGGAGTTAGTGGCTACCATCCGCACCCTGGGCACCAGTTTCGTCAAGCTGGCCCAGGTACTCGCCACCCGTGCGGACTTTTTCGACGACGACTATCTGGCCGCCCTGCGCCAGCTCCACGACCAGATGCCGCCGATGAGCAATGCCCAGCGCCGCCACATGATGCAACGCGCTTTTGGCGACAAGGAGTTCTTCAGCACCTTTGACGACCAGCCCATTGCCAGTGCCTCCATCGGCCAGGTGCATCGGGCGCGCCTGAAAAAAGAGGGCGACTGGGTGGCGGTCAAACTGCTGCGTGCCGACATCCGCTGGATTGTGCGCATCGACATCGTATTGCTCAACCTGTTCATGCGTCTGTTCCAGCCGCTGTTCACCGACCAGACCCGCCACTCCATCGAATCGGTACTGCGCGCCTTTACCCAGGTGGTGCTCGAAGAGGTCAACATGAGTCGCGAGCTGGCCAACCTTGAGCAGTTCCGCCAGATCTACCACGACCATCAGCCCGAAGCGATCCGCTTCCCCACGCCCTACCCGGCCTATTGCAGCGAGTTTGCCTTGGTGATGAGCTTTGAGGAGGGCGTGCGCATCGACGACGTGGAAGCGGTCAAAAAGCTACCCGTGTCGTTTGAGGACTTGATGCAGCATCTGGTGATGTTCTACACCGAGCAGATGCTGGTCAAAGGGATCTTTCACGCCGACCCGCATCCCGGCAATCTGCTGGTCACCGCCCAGGGCCAGCTGGTGTTTCTCGACTTCGGCATGGTCAGCCGCATTCCCCAGGCCATGCGTCAGGCGATGATTTATGCGGTCAAGGCCGCTTACGAGCGCGACTACGATCTGCTGGTCAGCGCCACCCGCCGCCTCGGCATCCTCACCGAGGAATCGGACCCACGCCATATGAGCGAGGTGGCCGAGCGGCTGTTTGACATCTTCGACAGCGCACAGCTCGACGCCTCAAGCATGCAGGAGCTGGCGTTCGGCGTGCTTGATGTGCTCCACGACCAGCCGTTCAAACTGCCGCAGGATGTCATCTACGTCATGCGCGTCAGCTCACTGATCGAGGGCTTGGGCACTCAGTACGTCACCAACTTCAACGGCGTCAAAGACATCCTGCCGATCCTGAAAAAGAATCTGCCGCGAGCGCTGGGCGAAGACTCCCTCGGCCTCGATAAACTGATCAAGGAAGCCGCGCAACTGCCCCTGACCCTGAGCCGGGCACGGCGGGTGACGGAACTTGCTGAACAGGGCGATCTGGTAGTGCGCATGGCCAATGCCGACCGCCAGTATCTGCTGCAGCATCTGTCTAAGCTGTTGCGTCGTCTGGCGGTGATCATTTTCTGGCTGGCCGTGGCGTTTTATCTGCAACGCGCCCCGCAACCCTGGGCGCAGACCACCTCATGGCTGGCCCTCGGTCTTGCCGGGTTGCTGACCTGGCGCGGCATGCGTCTGAAATAA
- a CDS encoding MerR family transcriptional regulator, translating to MLTVQQLSQELGISVDTLRVWERRYGFPVPQRDRRGHRRYPVDQVELLRVVRQLQFLGYRPNSLFAMSEIERHQLLESYVTDHDAQTGKLETQILSAPLDELEQVLRHHLATVGIKPFILHCTAQVLECLDRSWIAGHLTIAREHGVSDRVQKILLELLDKQPRSPADAPLLLFATMNGERHRLALLMAAVLFSQQGACCQWLLDDVPLSELPALVRVTACQGLALSFSSHYSSLKARTDLVSLRRLLPQSCHIVAGGRGVAKAYPMRGMYLAQRLEDIPTLYQEMFQSTSSL from the coding sequence ATGCTAACGGTTCAACAACTCAGCCAGGAGCTTGGTATCAGCGTCGATACGTTGCGCGTTTGGGAGCGTCGTTATGGTTTTCCCGTTCCGCAGCGTGATCGCCGGGGGCATCGTCGCTATCCCGTTGATCAGGTGGAACTCTTGCGTGTTGTACGCCAGTTGCAGTTTCTCGGCTATCGACCCAATAGTCTGTTTGCCATGTCTGAGATTGAACGCCACCAGCTGCTTGAAAGCTATGTGACGGATCACGATGCGCAAACCGGAAAACTGGAAACTCAAATTCTCTCTGCGCCACTTGATGAGTTGGAGCAAGTGCTGCGTCATCATCTGGCGACCGTGGGAATAAAGCCTTTTATCCTCCATTGTACCGCACAGGTGCTGGAGTGTCTCGATCGTAGCTGGATTGCTGGACATTTAACCATTGCCCGTGAACATGGCGTTTCGGATCGGGTGCAGAAAATTCTTCTTGAACTGCTTGATAAACAACCTCGCTCGCCAGCAGATGCGCCCTTACTGTTGTTTGCTACCATGAATGGAGAGCGTCATCGCCTGGCGTTGTTAATGGCGGCCGTCTTGTTTTCTCAGCAGGGGGCGTGTTGTCAATGGCTCCTTGACGATGTGCCGTTGTCCGAGTTGCCAGCATTGGTTCGAGTGACCGCCTGTCAGGGGCTTGCCCTATCGTTCAGTAGTCATTATTCATCACTGAAGGCTCGAACTGATCTGGTTTCTTTGCGGCGTTTGTTGCCACAAAGCTGTCATATTGTTGCCGGGGGCAGAGGTGTCGCCAAAGCGTATCCGATGCGTGGAATGTATTTGGCGCAACGCTTGGAAGATATTCCCACCCTCTATCAAGAGATGTTTCAATCGACGTCATCGCTGTGA
- a CDS encoding PhnD/SsuA/transferrin family substrate-binding protein yields MQRNFTIRLALRLIFFISIISFTAPISADAFVLGVHPYLSATELTSRFTPLCDYLSAQLGEEVTVKISATFDVLLDETVSGTVDVAFMGSSNYVRLKQRCDQLVLLGKLKGQQPNLRGAIVVRKDSPIMEVSELKGKRMAFVSHNSTMGYGVTTHVLVHAGVYSKDLAAWQFLKNHENVAYAVLAGFFDAGSVKQEILNQACFDELRVLAPLPEVADHLFVAGPSVSKSEAEAFSRALQALDTLGRHDVLQAIRNDVWAIVPVEDREYDGLRDYQRAIIRFEAGP; encoded by the coding sequence ATGCAGCGGAATTTTACGATAAGGCTGGCTTTACGCCTGATTTTCTTTATCAGCATAATCAGTTTTACTGCGCCGATAAGTGCGGACGCCTTTGTGCTTGGTGTCCATCCGTACTTGTCGGCGACGGAGCTCACGTCACGTTTTACCCCGTTGTGTGATTATCTTTCAGCGCAACTTGGCGAAGAAGTGACCGTAAAAATTTCAGCCACGTTTGATGTGTTGCTTGATGAGACGGTTTCTGGGACAGTCGATGTGGCGTTCATGGGATCGTCGAATTATGTTCGTCTCAAACAACGCTGTGATCAACTTGTTTTGCTGGGTAAGCTCAAAGGGCAGCAACCAAATCTTCGTGGAGCCATTGTGGTCCGTAAAGACAGTCCGATTATGGAGGTTTCTGAACTTAAGGGAAAACGGATGGCGTTTGTCAGCCATAATTCAACCATGGGCTATGGCGTAACTACTCATGTTTTGGTGCATGCCGGAGTTTATTCAAAAGATTTGGCGGCGTGGCAATTTCTCAAGAATCACGAAAATGTTGCCTATGCGGTGCTGGCAGGTTTTTTCGATGCCGGATCCGTAAAACAGGAGATCCTGAACCAGGCTTGCTTTGATGAACTGCGTGTGTTGGCACCTCTACCGGAGGTTGCCGATCATCTGTTTGTTGCCGGACCTTCAGTGTCGAAGTCAGAAGCCGAGGCCTTTAGTCGTGCATTGCAGGCCCTCGATACTCTGGGACGTCATGACGTCTTACAGGCGATTCGCAACGATGTCTGGGCGATTGTTCCCGTCGAGGATCGGGAATACGACGGATTGCGTGATTATCAGCGTGCAATTATACGTTTTGAGGCTGGACCATGA
- a CDS encoding DUF523 and DUF1722 domain-containing protein, with amino-acid sequence MENRIRLGISSCLLGAKVRFDGGHKQDRYVTDVLADYVDFVPVCPEVEVGLPIPRPALRLVRDGNQDVRLRFSKTGEDITDKMQHWATERVKALEREQLDGFIFKSKSPSSGMERVKIYPEAGGMPDHHGIGVFARIFMEHFPLLPVEEEGRLHDPQLRENFITRIFTLKRLRDSLAMGSGYGGMVEFHSRHKLLILSHSEKTYREMGRLVAHGKGQPFEAFLDQYRSLLLKALALKTTEKKQVNVLQHILGYFKKQLSADEKSEVLEKIEDYRNGLVPLIVPITLLNHYVRKYDQPYLCDQVYLNPHPKELKLLNHV; translated from the coding sequence ATGGAAAACCGTATTCGGCTCGGTATCAGTTCGTGTCTGTTGGGGGCCAAGGTCCGTTTTGACGGTGGGCACAAACAGGATCGTTATGTCACCGATGTGTTGGCGGATTATGTTGATTTTGTTCCGGTGTGCCCGGAAGTGGAGGTCGGCCTGCCGATTCCCCGTCCGGCATTACGTCTGGTGCGTGATGGTAATCAGGATGTGCGCTTGCGTTTTTCTAAAACCGGCGAAGACATCACGGATAAGATGCAACACTGGGCTACCGAACGTGTCAAAGCATTGGAGAGAGAGCAACTAGACGGGTTTATTTTTAAATCAAAATCCCCCAGCAGCGGTATGGAACGGGTAAAGATCTACCCCGAAGCCGGTGGTATGCCAGACCATCATGGGATTGGTGTTTTTGCCCGCATTTTTATGGAACATTTTCCGTTGTTGCCTGTGGAAGAGGAAGGGCGTTTGCATGATCCTCAACTGCGCGAGAATTTTATCACGCGGATTTTTACTCTGAAACGGTTGAGAGATTCCCTGGCTATGGGCAGCGGCTATGGAGGGATGGTTGAGTTTCATAGTCGCCACAAATTATTGATTCTCTCCCACAGTGAAAAAACCTATCGGGAGATGGGGCGTCTGGTTGCCCATGGTAAAGGCCAGCCTTTTGAGGCATTTCTTGACCAATACCGCAGCTTGTTATTGAAGGCGTTGGCATTGAAGACAACGGAGAAAAAGCAGGTCAATGTGTTGCAACATATTCTGGGTTATTTTAAAAAACAGCTGTCCGCCGATGAAAAATCTGAAGTGTTGGAAAAAATAGAAGATTATCGCAATGGCCTGGTTCCGTTGATTGTCCCCATTACGTTGCTTAACCACTATGTACGCAAATACGATCAACCCTACCTGTGTGATCAGGTTTACCTGAATCCCCATCCTAAGGAACTCAAGCTTCTCAACCATGTTTGA
- a CDS encoding PEP/pyruvate-binding domain-containing protein has translation MDSALRVTSGYDSLDQILDGLRIGDNVVWEVDSIDDYRYFIGPYIDHALKENRRVIYMRFGEHEPLLGSSPHIRVCSIDPRQGFEHFATRIHEILRDEGTGAFYVFDCLSELLSAWTTDHMVGNFFWVTCPYLFELDTVAYFALIRHSHSFETLDRIRQTTQVLIDVYQADGHFYVHPRKVWQRHSPTMFLPHRKHGDRFIPITNSWEATTLLRTHGRREGYGTRYLDHWHQLFLEAERLDQEQAEPREQLTMIRHICRHMIGRDERVLALAERYFSLADLIKIRSRIIGTGFIGGKAVGMLLANHILSKELSFAWRDALEPHDSFYVGSNVYYSYIVHNGWWKLFMAQKTADGYFSAAESLRECMLQGVFPESIREGFRRMLEYFGQYPIIVRSSSLLEDGFGNAFAGKYDSFFRTNQGTPEERLEMFEDAVRRIFASAMSEEALAYRLQRGLDQSDEQMALLVQRVSGSYHERYYFPELAGVGVSYNSFVWDRDMEPSAGMLRLVLGLGTRAVDRVDGDYPCIVALDAPMKRPVKGVEDVRKFSQRDVDVLNVEENSLQTVSTLRLSGALPQMPWSLYGVRDSETSSLIRSRTRQKEEVWLLTFERFLSQTDFCAMMQNALKTLEQAYDYPVDIEFTASVDAQQTIRLCVVQCRPLQTKGIQTLGQFPTDLDDDQVIFRNEGNFMGGNVAHRLSWIIWVEPDEYARLGNADKFEVARLIGRLNKRIADRQDNKTMLLGPGRWGTSTPSLGVPIAFNEINNMTIVGEVAFESGGMMPELSYGSHFFQDLVESEIFYLALYPERRDCLFNRQHLMGFHNVFEGLMPASSRFKKVVKVFQVADAELFVRSDVVSQQLVCYSENGGFAELPV, from the coding sequence ATGGATTCAGCATTACGCGTCACCTCCGGCTACGACAGCCTCGACCAGATCCTCGACGGACTCCGCATTGGCGACAACGTGGTGTGGGAAGTCGACAGCATTGACGATTACCGCTATTTTATCGGCCCGTACATCGACCATGCCCTGAAAGAGAACCGCCGGGTGATCTACATGCGCTTCGGCGAGCACGAGCCGCTGCTCGGTTCATCACCGCATATCCGTGTGTGCTCCATCGACCCGCGTCAGGGCTTTGAACATTTTGCCACCCGCATCCATGAAATCCTTCGCGACGAAGGCACCGGCGCTTTTTACGTGTTCGATTGCCTGTCCGAGCTGCTTTCCGCCTGGACCACCGACCACATGGTCGGCAACTTCTTTTGGGTCACCTGCCCGTACCTGTTCGAGCTGGATACCGTGGCGTACTTCGCCCTGATCCGCCATAGCCACTCGTTTGAAACCCTCGACCGCATCCGCCAGACCACTCAGGTGTTGATTGATGTCTACCAGGCCGACGGTCACTTTTACGTCCATCCGCGCAAGGTCTGGCAGCGCCACTCGCCGACCATGTTTCTGCCGCACCGCAAGCACGGCGACCGCTTCATTCCCATCACCAACAGTTGGGAGGCCACCACCCTGCTGCGTACCCACGGCCGCCGCGAAGGCTACGGCACGCGCTATCTCGATCACTGGCATCAGCTGTTTCTTGAAGCGGAGCGCCTGGATCAGGAGCAGGCCGAACCACGCGAACAACTGACCATGATTCGCCATATCTGCCGCCACATGATCGGGCGCGATGAACGGGTGCTGGCCCTGGCCGAGCGTTATTTCTCCCTGGCCGATTTGATCAAAATCCGCTCGCGCATTATCGGCACCGGCTTTATCGGCGGCAAAGCGGTGGGCATGTTGCTGGCCAACCATATCCTCAGCAAGGAACTGTCGTTTGCCTGGCGCGATGCCCTGGAACCTCATGATTCTTTCTACGTCGGCTCCAACGTTTACTACAGCTACATTGTTCATAACGGCTGGTGGAAGCTGTTTATGGCGCAGAAAACCGCCGACGGCTATTTCTCGGCGGCAGAGTCGTTGCGCGAGTGCATGTTGCAGGGCGTGTTCCCCGAATCGATCCGTGAAGGGTTCCGGCGTATGCTGGAATATTTCGGCCAGTATCCGATCATTGTCCGCTCCAGTTCTCTGCTCGAAGACGGTTTCGGCAATGCCTTTGCCGGCAAGTACGACAGTTTTTTCCGCACCAACCAGGGCACGCCGGAAGAGCGGCTGGAGATGTTCGAGGATGCGGTGCGACGCATCTTTGCTAGTGCTATGAGCGAAGAGGCGCTGGCTTACCGCCTGCAACGCGGCCTTGATCAGAGCGATGAGCAGATGGCGTTGCTGGTGCAGCGGGTGTCCGGCAGCTATCACGAACGCTACTACTTCCCGGAACTGGCCGGGGTCGGCGTGTCGTACAACAGTTTTGTCTGGGATCGCGACATGGAGCCCTCCGCCGGGATGTTGCGCCTGGTGCTCGGCCTCGGCACCCGCGCCGTGGATCGGGTCGATGGCGACTATCCGTGCATTGTTGCACTGGACGCGCCGATGAAGCGCCCGGTTAAGGGCGTGGAAGACGTACGCAAGTTTTCTCAGCGCGATGTCGATGTGCTCAATGTCGAGGAGAACAGCCTGCAAACCGTCTCTACCTTGCGCTTGTCCGGGGCATTGCCGCAGATGCCATGGTCCCTGTACGGCGTGCGCGATAGCGAAACCAGCAGTCTGATTCGCAGTCGTACCCGGCAGAAGGAAGAGGTCTGGCTGCTGACCTTCGAGCGCTTCCTGTCACAGACCGATTTCTGCGCCATGATGCAGAATGCCCTGAAGACGTTGGAGCAGGCCTACGATTATCCGGTGGATATTGAATTCACCGCCAGTGTCGACGCCCAACAGACCATCCGTCTGTGCGTGGTGCAGTGCCGTCCTCTGCAGACCAAGGGCATTCAGACGTTAGGGCAGTTCCCAACCGATCTCGATGATGATCAGGTGATCTTCCGTAACGAGGGCAATTTCATGGGCGGCAACGTCGCCCATCGCTTGAGCTGGATTATCTGGGTGGAGCCGGACGAATATGCCCGGCTCGGCAATGCGGACAAATTTGAGGTGGCCCGCCTGATCGGCCGCCTCAACAAGCGTATTGCCGACCGCCAGGACAACAAGACCATGCTGCTCGGCCCGGGGCGCTGGGGCACATCAACGCCCAGCCTGGGCGTGCCCATCGCCTTCAACGAAATCAACAATATGACCATTGTCGGCGAGGTCGCCTTTGAAAGCGGCGGCATGATGCCGGAGCTGTCTTACGGCTCCCACTTCTTTCAGGATCTGGTCGAAAGTGAGATCTTCTACCTGGCACTCTATCCGGAGCGCCGCGATTGTCTGTTCAACCGTCAGCATCTGATGGGTTTTCACAATGTGTTTGAAGGCTTGATGCCGGCGAGCAGCCGTTTTAAGAAAGTGGTGAAGGTATTTCAGGTGGCGGATGCTGAGTTGTTTGTTCGCTCCGATGTGGTTAGCCAGCAGCTGGTGTGCTACAGCGAAAACGGTGGTTTTGCCGAACTGCCGGTTTAG